Genomic segment of Vitis riparia cultivar Riparia Gloire de Montpellier isolate 1030 chromosome 19, EGFV_Vit.rip_1.0, whole genome shotgun sequence:
GAGAGAAAACCAGAATCAGTTGAAGTCATCTTGCATGACTAACCAAATCAAAAGAGTCTCTTCAATTTTGGCTCAAGTAGACATGTCAAAAATGGCTTGTGGAGAATCAAATAGAGTTCTACAATAGATCAAATTACTTATGAATGTGATGACCTTACCCTATCAAAAGTATCAAAATATGGCTGCATTGATGTATTGGCCAAGTACCAAAGGCCTCAAAGATTGGAAGAGTCCCAGCTAGCATAAACAGCACCAATGATTTTCTCATGCAGTGCAGCACCAGAGCAAACAATGATGCCCCGATCAAGACCTTCTAGGTATATTCCCCTCGAGAAGTCCAGTGGACGCCCTCCAGCATCAGTTACCACACCACCAGCCTCTTCTACAATGAGGACACCAGCAGCATGATCCCATATCTTCTCCTTGTATCCAGCTCTTGCAAACTTCATAAAAATCTCAGCATCTCCCCGGGCTATGGCTGCATACTTCACCATGCTATAGACGCGCAAAGGCTGCTTTCTGCCATTGgaatatagaaatatatttatgagaATCAATTTTAGGCATAGCCCAAGTTAGACAATTTAATGGTCGAAGCCATCCTAACATATTGGTAAAAGCATCCTAAAGGGTGAATTTAACTTCAAATCTTACCATTGACCTCTATGTCTATAACACAATTCAGACTCCATTCTTAGtatatcaaaatcaaattataggCATTTATTCCAACTTTTCAAGTAGACGGTATTAGACTTCAAATTTGTAACAAGAGGGAGATGATGGGCATACAAACCTAAGCCCAACACTGTGAACAAGTCCCTTTGTGAAGGAGTGGTTTGAATTTGCCTTCTCCACCGGTTCACAAAAAGTAGCCATTGCTGGATTGTCAATGGAAGAAACTTTAATCAATCTTGCAGAGTTTGGCCACTCAAGCTTCTGATCTCCCAGGACCATTGGCTGCATCCATGCTTCACCACTTCCTCTCCTTGCATACATAACACATCCCTTCTCCCATGAATCAGAAGCGGGTGGGGACTGTTTTGACATAGCTTGGTAGAATTTATTGTGGTAATTTAGCCATTCCTTGTTCATTGGGTAATTAGGGCAACCAAGAACTCCAATGACAACCTTTCCATCCTCAATCAAGGCTAGAGCTACAGCATACTGATCCCCTCGTACAAACCCTAATGTTCCATCAACAGGGTCAAGTATCCAATGCCTTCCCTTGGGCCCTCCAGTTGAGTTGCATCGGCTGATGGCATCAAGAACTTGTGATGTCCTGAGGGCTTTATCTGGGCATTTGAGACCAAACTTAGGTGCTTCAGATAAGCATTCATTAACTGTGTTCACCACCGCTTCCAATAAATCGGCTGAATCAGGTTTGGAAAGAGTTTGGATCTCTTCTTCTGCAACAATGGACACATTTTGACTTCCAAACACTTCCGCCAATATCCAGCTAACAGTTGCTTGCACACTCCAATCTGTTCATGCAGTGGCATCAAGAACACCATCCCATCAAGCATGAGAATAGGCAAACACAATATAGTACAACAAGCTATAGATTCAAAATCAAGAGGTCGAGAAACTTTATATCCATGGAAATTGAACAGATAGTATATTTGTAGAGAGCATATTATCATTctccatataaaaatatttacatataataatGGGTTACAAAGTAGAAACAAAGCTTACAGTTGCACCAGCACTATGATCAAATAATAGCAGCGCTTACCAATTTCTAGTTTACTATAACAAGTTGATAGCATTACACTATACATGACAATACAAAAACCTTTTATgcagtaatttttttcattgtgaCACAGTACAGCGACAACGATAACCaacaaggaaaaatatgaaagataaaGGCAATGTGACCATGGAGAAAACCTTACTAGCTATTAAACCAAATTGCTAACTACTATATTAAAAGCTGAAAAGAAGTCGAACATTTTGGTCCCCAAGAATCAAATCTGCAATCGGCATATTTCCCACCAAAGAGACAGACAAAATAGCAGCATAGAAAGCAGGGTATAtcaggagaagaaaaagaatttagtACCTTCAAAAAGGATAGTGTACAAGGATTTGGAATCTGAATTTTTTTCATAGGCAAATGGATGACAAATATGCATTAATTGACACCAAACAGAAAAGATGTGCTATGCATTAATTGACACCAAACAGAAAAGAGGTGCAATCCTAGTACATGGGAAGTAGACTAGGTGCACCAAGgttgaaaaaatggaattagCCAAACAACAGCCATATATTAGAAGACAACCCCCTCCACAAACTATCTACAAAATCAAGCAAGGAGTAGATCATTTCCAAACATAAACTGCACCCCCCAATGCTAGCAGCTCAACAAAGAAAGCAAGGACTAGGAAAAGAGGGCTTTCACCGGCAATAAAGTGCAGTATGAgccttcaaatatttttatcttcttctcTTTCCAAATAGTTCGAAATAAGAATAAAGAGGCCATTTTTTGAGCTATCTTTCTAATTTTACTGGCAAAACTGTCATTCCACCCATAAAGACACACAAAACTTCTTTGGGAGGGCCTAACAAAGAAAACACCATACACGAAAAAACGACAACCACCAGAAATGGATGAGAATATGGTTGATCTAATCTTCCTGTTGGTTTCAAAGACAAAACCTATTTAGCAAAGGCCAACCTCTTCTCTTTAGATGATCAACTATGATGGTTTTTCCCTACAccacctccatttttttttatcaaagacaaacaattgtattaaaagagaaaaacatgagaaggatgagaagttCTCCCCATGAAGTACAAACCTGACCAAAAAACTAAAACCTCCACTAAACCAGGAGGGCTATACAAAAAGGACAAAAGGCCTATACATGTATAGCAAACCCAGACCCTATAAACCCAACCCTAGGGTGTACAGATCGACAGCCAGCAAAGCTATTACTACATCGCCTCCAATTCAAAGAAACTAATCTTGGAGAGCACCTTAGAAGACCAAATCTCTCCAGATGGAAAAGCGGAAACAACTTTTGGACACAAATACTTGCAGCAGGACCTTATTGAGACAATGTCCTTCCTGATTCCTCCCCATCAACTTATGGTCAAAATTAACTTTAAGGAGAATCAAGCTCAAAAGGTGCAAAAACTCCTCCACCATCTGCAATTCTCAATCAAAGGGGCTCCTACTAAACCTAGGACGCTAGGACTACAAAAAGCTCTCATCTGGGCCCTCTACATCTCAATGGTCCACCTCTATGAACAGATGAAGCAAACAGCACCAGAAGAGATACTCTCTAAAGTCAACTCCCCATGCCACATTGGATTTTTCAATAATGTCAATTATAATCATATATTATAGAAATTAgcatttattttaatgtattatttCAAGAAGATATAGGATAAAATACTGGGAGGTTCTTTTACTTTTCTGcaagaaatttgacatatgctgaAGGTTACCAAGGAAACAAAAGCTAAACGCAATTTCCTGCCCATTTAGTGATTCACATCCTGTAACTTTGCATTTATGGTGCTGCCATGTAATACATCACACTAACAAAGTAACTGGTTCTATTCCATTTCTGATCATGACTTCCCTTGTTCAGTTTATAATCAGGCTGGAAAGAATGAGAAACAGAGAATGATGGGATCCTAGCATGGCACATGTTCCAAAAGGACAGATTTTAAATACACTAGAGCCAGTTTTAACTACAACACTCGATATGCTAAAAAAAACTAGCTTATGCTCCTAAATAAACCCAATTATGTCAAATATTCTGTGCTTCATTCATCGATTGGGTCATAAGCATCATCTCTCATGCTCATTCTTCCATGTTTAACCCTTCCTATGAGAGAATAAGAAAAACTACAAATCTAAATCTGTTAGAATTTCACTAGTCATAGGTTTTATCATAAATACCATTTTGGCTTGTCATGGGCTTTAGAGGCCTAGGCCAAAACGTTCCACAGAGCACCAAACATggaacaaataattttttagagcTCCTTGGATGGTTCATGAGTGCTCAGGGCAGTAACTCCCCTCAAGAATCGAATATGTCCTCCATAATCCTCACAAAAAGATTCTTCAGTAATTCAATCCAAATTAAaggaagaaagaggaaaaacaacaaaatctaaaaatatgcAGGTTTCCTTCAACCCCCACCCCTCAAACATACAACACTTCACCACCTGGCCGGTACAATACTTAAACAGAAAGCAATTCAACATCAACCAGAACAAGTTTGTCAACATTTCCCTAAACTTTGTGAAGTTAAATTCCGGACTCCAGTGTAAATATATGCAGGCACACTACAAAGATTTC
This window contains:
- the LOC117908445 gene encoding PAP-specific phosphatase HAL2-like; translated protein: MGLNRPNLAMDNAMYSEELAVAVRVVHMACCLCQRVQDGLVGTSSEQVKSKDDDSPVTVADWSVQATVSWILAEVFGSQNVSIVAEEEIQTLSKPDSADLLEAVVNTVNECLSEAPKFGLKCPDKALRTSQVLDAISRCNSTGGPKGRHWILDPVDGTLGFVRGDQYAVALALIEDGKVVIGVLGCPNYPMNKEWLNYHNKFYQAMSKQSPPASDSWEKGCVMYARRGSGEAWMQPMVLGDQKLEWPNSARLIKVSSIDNPAMATFCEPVEKANSNHSFTKGLVHSVGLRKQPLRVYSMVKYAAIARGDAEIFMKFARAGYKEKIWDHAAGVLIVEEAGGVVTDAGGRPLDFSRGIYLEGLDRGIIVCSGAALHEKIIGAVYASWDSSNL